CATTCTGTGAAACTGTCTTCATTTCATTGCAGCGCTCTATCTCGGCTATGTTCAAAGTCAACCCACAAGGATGTGTCAAAGTGGTGTGGAAACCAATAGAAGCAGGTGTTTTGACTTACCTGATGTGTTCAACCTTAAAGGTGCAGTATTTGAGTTTTATACTGTGTTCAACATGCCAACAATTTTAGGTTTTAGTCGAGCGTGACTGTCAAAACAGGCTTTGCAGACAGCTATGGTAACAGTCTCATTAAACCAAAAGGATAGATAACAAGTGTCACTTCTGGTTGTGCGGTCTGCTGACAACAAAGCCTTCAGAGACCATGCACTACAAAAGCAAAGACAAGTAGCTGTCTTACATGCCTAACATAACATTTATATAGCTTAGTATTCAAATGAGAGAGAAGTCTAAGATCCAGTGCAAATGATAACTCAAGCTGATGAGTAAGAGCAGAAGAGATGTCGAGCACGAGTCCACAGCTGCACAGAAGACTTATGTGTTCCTAGGAAAGACACTAATTTGTTTTGATAGGTGTGCTGGAGCAGGTTTAACTTACCACTCCTCATAATGCTGACTCCACAGTTGCCTCTTTCAAACTTGACACCCTCATACTTGTACCCTGAGGgaaaaaatgaagcagaagcAGTCACAAAATGTAGCTGTTCTAAAAAAGCCCACTTAGTCATATCATACTGGAGTTAAAACATCCAGCCACTGGAACCCACTGGTCAAAATCTGGAGCTCCATTTTTGTCTAACCCAGTGTTTAAACCAGAACAATGACTTATTACAGAGATCCTCCTCACCTGTTGGCGTGGTCACTGTGCACTCCGAGTAGGGGAGTTGATTCAGGCCCTCTTCAACTACAAGCCTGATCTGTTTTCCAGgacaaaaacaatgaaacattATTTATGGAATCTTCACACCCTTACAGAATACTGTAATTACGTCACGATCTTACCAGTCGGTccgcacaaaacacaaaatctccTCTGCTGGTTGTCCTGAAAACATAAATATGAGTTTGAATTAGACTGTTCTAGATCAGGTGGTCGGCAAACTTGACTATCAAAAGGGTCATTTTTAAGCAATTTAAGCAGCAAAAACATCATAGTCTTATGATGGCAACTTATTTAAGGCATTTGTTATGGATTCATGTGAAAAAAGAGTTTCCACAGGACTCTATGTAAGTCTGTAAAATTAAAAGagacttcatcagtctctctCACATTATTGTGAAGGAATTTAGGCCCTGTgttacttcagttcattgaggtttgcagacatttgtttatgtacagctctcttaaggtcccgcgatagcatttcaatcaggttgaggtctggactttgactggacacactgattattttctttttcagacattctgttgtagatttgttgttgtgcttgggatcactgtaCTGCTGCATGAGACAATTTTCATCAAGCTGTAGctgatggcctcacatttgactctagaatacttctTGAGGAGACTGGGGTCCTTTAACATCTGTAGGAGACTCTTGCAGATGTTCTACCAATCTATAGTTGCCAGCATTCTCTTTCATGCTGTGGTGTGCTGGGGAGGCAGCATTAGGAAGAGAGATGTGCTGCGGCTGGATAAGTTGGTCAGGCGGGTTGGGTCAATGGTCAGAGTGGAGCTAGACTCTCTGACAACAGTGGCAGAGAGGAAGATATTGGAAAAACTTCTGTCTATCACAGACAATAACAGTCACCCATTACACACCATCATAATGAAACAGAGGACTCTGTTCAGTGGAAGGCTGCTCTCACAGAACTGCTCAACtgacacatcatttgttccaagAGCCATCAGACTTTGACATAAAATCATCATTACATATGTTGGTGATCGTATTGGTTTGAATGTACAGACACTTTTATCTGCACATTTACAGTTAATTATCTTTACAGTAACTAATTTGATGTTTGATAGTCTGTAAATCTGTCACTTTATCTCTTTATTACTATACAATGTCACTTGCATTGTTGCACATCCATCTGTACATTGATGATTATCCATATATATACTGCACTACCGGACTCATTGTATCCCTGTATTCTTTGTTTTTAGAACCCTAAGTCCTTGTACAGCTTACTATAGTTTGTATAGTTTATATAACTACCTCTATTGTTTGAATTTAGCCTTATTGTTTGTATTTAATTGTGTGTTTTAAGCTGCTGGATGCCCTAatttcctttgggatcaattaagtatctatctatctatgcaGAATAATTtatggtcaactcagtgactgcagggtgcccaggtcctgtagctgcaaaataaactcaaaacatcACCCCTCCTCCACCGTGCATCACAGTTAGCAtgcagtgtttgtgctgatgagCTTTGTCTGGTTTTCAAAAACATGCACTGTGGCCAAacatcttgtggtttgttcagctcaactttgcaaacctaagctgtacTTGCAATGTTTTGAGagcagaggctttctcctgacaACCCTTCAAAACaaaccatacttgttcagtctttttttttttttttttttttttttttttttaagaggactgtcatgaactttcacatttaatatattaactGAGGCCTAGAGagtgagatgtagctcttgggctttttgcagtttctctgagcattgcacggtctgaaCTTGGGGTGAATTTACTGGGGCATTCATTCCTGaaaagattgtggcattgtgttaacatatacctgaatgctccagaccagtgAAGTAAACTTCTACTTTCATAGAGGTGCTCCCACTTGGTGATGATCAATGAATCATGGAAGCACTAAAGATGTAGTTCATTTTTTACAGCACTGCACAGTCCTGTGGAAAttgtatatatgtttttttttttttaacttgattcTTATCCCGTTTTAATGAAGGTGACACAGCCTATTATATACAAGTTAGCCTATCACAATACTAataggtgtaaaaaaaaaattttttttgcagtggttTATTTATGATTATCTAATAATTTagctttgcattttcattacaACAATACCATGTTGTTCCATTTATGATCATCAACTTCAGCAAATAGAAAGGTAAAATATTCATATGaatatcattttctgtcaaAGCCACAGTGAGCCACCACATGCATTTCTGGAGCTGGTTGATACTCACTGCTCTTATTTTACTGCTTCAATTTCAAATCTTTTTGTGTGGAACAGATGGTAATTATTTCTCTTTGTATTTGGTAAAGTAACATGAGGCAACAGCTACAAAATGTCATAGCTGAAATTATTTGACTTTTCCTTGAAGCGTAACATTAGTCACATGCACGGACAGCATCacataacatgttttttttttttttttaaccatgttgCTTTGCTATTGAAGCTACATGGGCCATTCCATTTCAACTGACCAAATctaagaaaaaaatcccagccTGACCATCTCTGATTTCcctgaaaaaaacccaaaaatttACAACCAAATATCTGCTACTATGACTTCATGGTAGTAGTTAACTTGTTCTCTAGATACAGCCATTTGAAAATGGCTCCACAGAAAAGGCTCGAAAACACCCCTGACTTCATCACAAAATATTTCTAAGAACAAACTAATAACACTCGAGAGATAAAATTTAGTAGTTTCCCTATTAAGAAGTGTGCCACAccattggaatttttttttagggaaaTGAGAGATGGTCAGGCTGGAAGCATTTGGTCAGTTAACGTGAGATGATCCACATGTTTACAGAGAGTGAGATATTTAAGCCCAAGactgtttttttaatactaCACTAAGATTTGAAATGTGCTACACAATGTTTGGCCTGACATATGTGGTATGATTTTAAACTCTATGACTGTGTGTCAGTAAAGGAGCGTGAGGAACTCACTTGTCCCTGATTATTGTCTGTAATTCACGGATCTGGTCGTTCAGAGGAAGCAGCTTAAGCTGGGGTCCGAGACTGTCCTGGCTGACAGGCTGTGTGGTGGCATCGCTCGATTCAGAGTTGGACACAACTGCAGGGACACTGCTGCTACTGTTTGCAAACCGAACTTGCTTCATTGGGTGCTCCTGGCCACTGCTCACATTGTTCAGCTGCTGATTGTGGCATGGCATCCTGACTAAAAGAAATATATTACTTAAGCTAAAACCAGCTAGCTTCCCGCTTACTAACGATGTGCCAAAAGGAAGACAACGTGCTCCTCCGTTAGCTTCAACTCTCAGTTTATGCTTCAAGCTGCCACCGCACAAACACCGTCTGTTAGGACCACACTCACAGATATGCAGACACCCAAAGACGTCGTCTTAAAATCAGTTCGCTGCTGTTATTTTCCCCTCCCGCAAAAAAGACAAACGCAGCGTTTAGAAGTCCTACTCGCCCGTTAGCTTTGACACTGACAACGGTGAAGAAGACCGGATATGACGCACCCGGTGTGTTGACTAACTACCTTCCTTCCTTGTCAACATGGCGCCGATGTTGGCACCGCTAAAATGCGGCATTCACTTTCAAAGACGAAAACTAGCACTTCTCATTCGACAGACGAGCTCGTATCGTGTCTGGAATAAAAGTCGTAATGAGCCACGGACGGACCATGGACGCCAAAACGCACATCTGGTGAGTGAGGACACGGCTGGTCAGTGAGGACGCGGTGTTTTTTGTAgcacagccagcagcagcaggcaagGGCAGAGATAAAAAGTGACTCCAAGTAACTTCTAGGAATGTTGCCGCGATAGATGGTTTGTCATTTGGTTTGTTTGAGAGACAAGGACATGTCATTTGTCAAACAGACGTTTTGTGTTTGCGTTAAGCAGCTGGCTAACTACTAGCTCACCTTCCATTAACTTAACCAGTTAGTTAGTTAGGTTACTCGTGTTGACATTGCGTCATAACGTCGCCGTTGGTTTTGACCAACGTCAACTGAACGGACAGCACGTCTAAGTTAAGGAGTTTTCTTAACAATAGCATCCagtatgtttgtatgtgttaACCCCGTAACCCGTCAGAGGTCTTAGTCACGTGTCATCTGCTTTTTACTTAAAACTTAGATAAGACTGTCCCACCCCGACAAACTCAGTATAACTGTCATCTCATGTAAACGCATTGTTATTGATTATTtggcacatttacatttattcattACCAACTCACACTATCACACCTGATCACAGTCCCGTTTCATGTGTCAGGTACTCGTGTGATACTAGAAGATGTTCACTgtcatttcatgttttattaaacatgctttttatcTGATAACTTAATATGGGAGGTCAAAACAGAGAAGAGGGACGTTTGCAGCCGTGCTAAACATATTAAACCACGTGCTTCACCCATAGACATGCGTGCATTGATTGGAGTCTTATTACAGGATAGGCTTAGAACCATCCTTTAGGCATGTGGGTAGTTTTCATCCAGTATAAATCATTACTGTGCTTAAATTTggtctttattttttcagggtTTCAAAAGTTTGcagagactttttaaaaaaaaaaaaaaagtttaaccaaattctcttctgcttgttttgtttcataACCTTTGAACTCTGACTAAGGGTGCTTTAAATTTAGGTGAAACCacataaagagaaaaatatttgtttttagtgCCCTAAGTCCTTGTACAGGTTAGTTTATACAGCATAGTTTGTATAGTTATATAGCTACCTCTATTGTTTGTATTTAATTGTGTGTTTTAAGCTGCTGGAAGCCCTACtttcctttgggatcaataaagtatctatctaccAATAGATCTATTTATCTAGAAGAGTTCATGTTCAGTGACTGCAGGGTGCCCAGGCCCTGTAGCTGCAAAAtaagctcaaatcatcaccccttctCCATCGTGCATCACAGTTAGAATGCAGTGcttgtgctgatgtgctttgCTTGGTCTTTCAGAAATGTGCACTGTGGCCAAACAtcctgtggtttgttcagatcaactttgcaaacctaagctgtggtGACCTGAATTGTTTTTGGgctattttagcatttttttgcttttatttactgttattgtTTCTCAGTGTTTCTAAGTGTTAAAACAGCAGTAAATTAAGGGATAAGAGGAATAAACATCAGTAAAATTAGTGGTCTCATGTCTTTCAGTTAAGTTCCCCGCCACACCTACGAACAGCCACATGGAGTACGAACAGGAGCGAAAACAGTCGTCGGATTTTGGAGGCTGCAAAAGTAAGTGTGTATTAAGAAATAATTGTGCATTGGTGTCTTGCTATTAAAGTCAGACATAGAGTAATGATGAGTGCTGCTTCCACAGCACTTTCAGGTGACAGACAAACGGACATGCTGGCATGGACATGCAGGGGGAGGACTAAGCGCAGATCCAAAAAATGTGGTGAGTGTGGCACCATGTTTTAGTGACTATTCAATGCAGCTTTTTATGTTCATATGCATAGAAATTAAAGAGTGCATGaaactgatcattttaaaaaatgcagattttaatgTCAGTGCCAAGGTAATTAACACCATGCACAAGTATGATTGTGGGCAACAGAGTTCACCACGTACATAGGTTATGTCATTGGCTCTACAAAGATTTAAATTGCATCCAAATCAACTGAGTATCTGTTAGGATCAACATGCttttttattggatttttttttttttctaatgttcCGAAGGTTAATAAGTGATGATTTATTATTTCCTATATGAATGAAATTCTGTCTGTGAAAATTGGGTTAGGGGTCTAAACTTTCAGTAAACTCTTAAAAAAACTGCTTAACTGCCTAATAGATAAAGCTCTAAAACAGAAATCTTGGGAATTGTGCAAAAACTTGTGTTAACTGCTTGAAAATATACAGTACAGGTTATATTAACTGAGGCTTAATCAACAATGTTAAATATTGAGTTTAACTCTGAAAGCTGTGTTACATTTAATAATTCCAGGTAAAACAAATAACTGTAACGAAGTTAGGCCTTAGCCGTAACCACTCTCCTCCACTCATACAGAAACTTCAGTAGTGCATTAAACTGTTAATTTGAATCCTCCCTCAGCAGTGTCACAGATTGCTGATCGTATTTGATTAAAAGCAGGTGTTGGGTGCACTTTCACTGTAATTTGTTAGGAGTTGCTGCCATACAGCAGTGTCGTAACATGGTGCCACCATATTGAGTGGATTAGAGGAATTACTGCATATTCTCCGGCCTGTGGAGAGTCCCCGTGGCAGATGTGTGTTGGAGCGTGGGTAAACAGCTATGCTGGCACCAGTGGGATCTCGGCCTCAGCTGGGATGACAGCCCAGGTATCTCATGGGACTTGTAGTGTCAGACTGGATCCCCAAGTCCACCTGGAGACTCTGCTGTCATTGTGGCTGGCATATCTCCTTGGGGACTCCTGTTGACATTTGATGTTCTATGTGTGTGCCCAGAAAGCCATCTTTAGGTTATTTGGATTGTCAACACTGAATGCAAAAGACACGGTAGTTGGCAGCATTGTCAAATATGGCAAGTTAGAATGTTAACGTGGTAGTTATCTCACATATTTTACCTGATGTTctgttgaataaataaaatttgcgGTTGTATCTTTCACACAGCTGAAGGAGGTGAATTCAGCCCAAATCCTGTCAGCTATGCTGTCTTATGTGTGGCCAAAGGATAGACCTGACCTGCGGGCCCGTGTCGCTCTCTCTCTGGGCCTGCTCGCTGGAGCCAAGGTAACTTTCATTTCTCTtacttatttttgtttatgtcaTATAAAGTTAATTTCATTTGACAGGTGATAAGACATGTTACTTAGACTTATCTAACAGCTGATATTTGTATCACATTACTTCTGCTTTATGCTTTGTGGATTTGTTCCACCCTGAAGAAAAAGGTACTAACAGCAGCTAATGCCCTCCCGCCCTTGAGACATTAGGACCCAGATATTCTTAGATGAAAGCAAGATACTTTGACAAAATAAACTTAGCTGATTAGATGGTTAGAGTTGTTAACTTGCACAAACCCCCTGCAGTCTTCACTCATCATATATTCCCACAGCTTCAGTCATTCTTGCATGTTGctgcttatttttaatttgttgccTGTTTTCAAAAGAGATGCATTATAGAGAATTGGTAATTGCAAATGAGGATTATTAATTTCTCCCCTGGTAGATGTTTTAGGCAAGGGCATCATcaggatgtttaaaaaaaaaaaatagtacccTAAGTCATGTGAGTGGCTTTtcacagtgaaacacagcaACAAAGGTTTAACAGCTGACATCAGTTAAACCCACTAGATTATTTATAACTGTCTTCATAAAAAGTAGTATGCACTGTACAAAGATGAAGCAGTTTGCAAATCATTTAAGTcctatatttaatttaaaaagtaaagacagCAAATCCGTTTTCTACACTGAGAaattgttagatttttttttttttttttaaatgttgtaaATGAGGGGCACGGGCAACAAAAACCTAGAAATATGTATAATGCTAAAAAATAACCTACATGAAAACTAATTAGGCTGTTTGACAATAAGAGaggcaaaaaagtaaaaaaaaaaaaaaaagcatcacatcAGTTTTTATCATCTACAGTACCTGATATTAAAACATTCacagaatctggagaaatctctaaATAATGGACAAAAAGCAGGAAACCAGTGCTGAAAAGCTTTCAAACCACTGTTACTGGGTTCATCGCTGTTACAGAACGAAGTGATACAAAACAGTGGCAAACATAGATCATCCACACTTTGTTGAACAGTTTTGCTgtcatcaaataaaaaaaagacatacatttctagaaaaaaagaaacgcaTCAACTTCAGCACATGCTATGTGTTGTTGGTACTACAAGATGTAAGATCTGTGAAGAATGCCAGTGTTCAGCCAAGTCATTTGAATGGGCCTAACAAGGTTCCTGAACAGTGACTTGTGGTAGTGAAGGCTGCAGAATCACAGATTTTTGTTAGTGTTTTTCACAGCAATATGGTGCACTACTACATCATGCTTGGTTGTTGTTATTTGTCACCAGCtcgtcttttttttgtttgtttgtttttgtttgtttgtttggcacTGTTGTTGGAGTTTGGGACTGATATGAAAAGCCTGATAATAATGTGAATGTGAAGTGCTCTGAAGCCCAACAGATGAAATTTGgctcttcagttttgctttcatgACTCAGTTCAGTCATTTTCAATGGAAAACAAAACCCAACAAACTAACAAATAAACCTTTACAACATGTAATGCttgctatttttatttgtacA
The sequence above is a segment of the Archocentrus centrarchus isolate MPI-CPG fArcCen1 chromosome 10, fArcCen1, whole genome shotgun sequence genome. Coding sequences within it:
- the uprt gene encoding uracil phosphoribosyltransferase homolog, yielding MEVRMPCHNQQLNNVSSGQEHPMKQVRFANSSSSVPAVVSNSESSDATTQPVSQDSLGPQLKLLPLNDQIRELQTIIRDKTTSRGDFVFCADRLIRLVVEEGLNQLPYSECTVTTPTGYKYEGVKFERGNCGVSIMRSGEAMEQGLRDCCRSIRIGKILIQSDEETQKAKVYYAKFPPDVYRRKVLLMYPILSTGNTVIEAVRVLIEHGVQPKHIILLSLFSTPHGAKSIIQEFPDITILTTEVHPVAPTHFGQRYFGTD